TTATTAGTGGGAACATGTTATTGTGTGGTCTCAGAGAGGATGTTTTCGGTGTGTTTCGGCCCTGTGTTGAGCTGAACCCTGCGGTGTCTCCGCAGGTGGCGAAGGAGCAGGGCGTGGAGGTGCCGGCGGAGCAGGACCCGATCCGGGAGCCCGGCTGGTACCTGAGCAGGAAGCTGCGGCAGCGGCTGCTGGAGGAGTACGGGGTGCAGGGCTGGACCGTGGTGCAGTTCCTGGGAGACTCCGTCCTCATCCCCGCGGGGGCCATGCACCAGGTCTGCGCTGCCACaccgacaccccccccccgatcACCTTCTCGCTGTTTGTCCGTGTCTCTCCGTCACCTTCTCACCgctcatctctgtctgtctgctgcctcTCTGAATCACCTTCCCAGTGTTCGCCTCTGTGTCTCCGTCACCCTCTCGCTGCTCGTCTGTCGCTCCGTCACCCTCTCGCTGCTCGTCTGTCGCTCCGTCACCCTCTCGCCGCGTTTCCGTCGCTCTCTCACCCCCGTGCTGTttgtctccgtctctctgccCGTCTCCTTATCaccttgtctctgtctctctgtctctgtcttctcctCTCGTGTTTGCCTCTCTTGGACAGGCGTGtagcagggaggagagagagatctTCCCGTCTTTGAGCTGCTGTTGCTCCTCATTTTGGTGGTTGCAGTTCtactctctctgtgtttcccgCATGCTGCTCGACGCGTCCCGACTCCCGAATGTGCATGTTTCAGACTGTGAAGAGCAGTGTTAGACCTGGCGGCGGTACAGTGCTGTGCGGTGCCTCCGTCCCTGTGTTCTCTGCAGCGGGGAGATAACAcgcctccctctgtctctctcttttcctgtgtgttctTCAGGTGCAGAACCTTCACAGCTGTGTTCAAGTGATTAATGACTTTGTGTCGCCGGAACATGTGGTGcactcatttcatttaacaCAGGAACTGAGATCCTCCAAAGAAGAAATTAACTACGAAGATAAGCTACAGGTAAGAGCGTGTTGGAGCTCTTTCTCTTCCTAAATGGTCCCCATTAATTAAAAGGCCCGTTCCTCAACCTCGGCCTCATCCCAACCTGTCAGAACCGCCGCACAGACGAATGAAGAGGGTTTCCATCCCTTTCAAGTAACGAGTCCCGAAACGCACCTTCTCTGTGGCTGGCTTTTGGCTGTATGCATGCGTAGGAGTCATCCTCCTCAgatggttttcattttactgaTGTGCTCTAAGTCCAGTGCGTACAGTCCAGCCCTTTGTGAGATGAAGTGTGCTGCACATTTTGTGGCTTGGTAGCATCACAGCACCGGTTAGCCAATTTAAAGCCTTTGGAAACAGAGCTGAAGAGAATTCCTCAGGATCAGTTGCGTTGGAAGTCTTCCTCCTGACTGCTTGCCCTTGTGTTTTCACCGCATGCGCTGTTCTCCAGTTTATggagcaaataaaatattcagcaatCTCTAAGTACAGCGTCTCTGAAAAGGCGAGACAACCTAAGCGTGGTTAAGATGGCAGGGAGGAATAGACACGTTATTTCCCCCGTCTGATTGAAAATGTacctttgttttcacagtgcCGGCTTTATGTCTTCCGTGTCACGTAGGAGAGTGCTTTGAAATACGACGATATGATTAATTTTTTCTCGTGAAGAGTACCGGTCGCCAAGTGCACAGCATGCGCAAATGAGTTGCTATGCAATTTTTCGCAATTTTCAGCTGCAGTTAGCCCATTATTTGATCTATTCTGGctccctcttcctgtgtgaGTCAGATGTGAATGGGAGTCGGTAATGCCGCTCTAACAGCCTGTCTTGTTTTGTAGGTCAAGAACATCTTTTATCACTGTGTGAAAAACGCAGTGGGAACATTAAAGAGGTGCTGTACCGAGGAACAGGACGAAACGGAAGAGAACTCATGACACTTTCCCCTCGTTGTCGCTGAAGGATGGCTCCTCTCGGCCGTTCTTCATCATGTCACACGAAATATGCACACTAACCTTAGCATCATGAACCTCCAGTGCCAAgcagactaaaaaaaaaactctattTATTTGTTACTGACACCATAGCAGTATAGCCCAGAGCATCAGGATAACTGTGATTCAATGCAAGTGTAAAGATAATCTGCAAGTAACAGCACTGCTGTTCCCTCTAgtggttattttttttgttttgtttgttcagtttttttttcttttctttcttgtatattgtttcagtggaaaatgattaaaatgatgtatttattttttaagagtTCTATGCTATTATGTGTTATAgatcaaatgtaaatgtgacttGTACAGTTTGATAAATCGATTCTGATACCGTTCACTACATTGAGACAGTTACTGTGAGAGAGGATACAGACACCAGCTATTGCCTGTACTTGGGAATCTTTGCTGAATTGCAGTCCTCATGCCAtatcttttgaaaatgaactgccAAACTATTGTAAAGTGTAAAGTTATATTATGTAAAGAAACTAAAGGCAAAATGAATAACACAAAACACTtcagcattttattaaaaaaaaaagtattcgCTGTAAAATAGAGACATTTACAAAAAGTTGTAATTTATTCAAGAAAATCGTCTCGTTTTGTTAAAATTTACTATTGTGAACTTttgaagttaaatgaaaaaaaataaaaaacttattatgctgtgtaaatatatacatatatacattcaatgatgtatttttttaaaacatggcttgcttcaatttcaaattttaaaagtGCAAGTGTTACATGCTTTGTACATTGAAGTTCAAAGGggttttacattttccattaaaatggatttatcAAAAGTCTAGCTGAGTAGTGTCTTTTGTTATGCAGTGGAGTGTGGGGACAATAATGTCTTTGTCATTGGGGGTAATGGATTCGGCAGGAATGGGGGGGTGACCACAGAAAGCGGGAATACTGTCATTGTCCAGGGGCATGTGGGCATCTCCCTCTTCTCTGTGGTTTCACTGTCCCGGAAAGCCTGGCCAATTCTTCACAGTTTAATCTCAAACTCAAAAGTGCTGTTTCTCTTGATGGCCAGATGTTTTTAGTTGGCATGTAATTTCATGAACTTGAGAAGACCCAAGAAAGCATTCTGTGGTTCAATTACTTGACGTTTGATTTTCTTCGTTGCCTTTTCTCTGTATCTTTGCGGGCTTGGTGTTCAGACGCGTCCAAAAGCTTTGCGGCCATTTTCTCGGACCTGTCTGCTCATGGCAGGTGGTTATAGTTAGTGTTTGTGAGCTGCACAGGATAACAGGGTCAGcgcaatgtaaatgtaacgcAGAAGCGAGGAATCGCACGCGCTCGGTGATGAGCTAAACTGTAAGCAGGGTCCTAAGTTGTTAAAAGGAAGGAATTAGGGGTTTGTCCTGGAGAGACGATGTCCTGCAGACATTAACCATACAGTACCTTGGATTCTGCAGTTGCTTATCACCTGAGATAACGTGATTTCAGTTCCCATCACATCGGTGAGACAGATGAAGTAATTCAGCCATGAGAGGGGATGAACACCAGAAGCCCATAAGCTCAAGGGCACCTCCCAGGCCCTAACTGTGATCAAAACTCGTTTCTAAACAAGGTGGAATGACTGTTGCCTGAGAAGGGTGACCAGAAAAGACTTCTAAGCCGGAAAAAACATCCTCGGCCAGCTCTCTCCGTCCGTGTTAAATCTGTCTGTTTACAACGCTCGGCTCTGCAGGCACAGCGTGACAACTGGATAAATTAATAATCGAATGAGATTAAAAACCTTGCCATTTCTGTCGTGCACTGCTCCCCACAATGCACAGATAATGACATATGTGGCCCTAATGTTCCCTCATATTCCAAAACGAATGTGCAAATGAAGCATCTGACCAAATCTGCCAGCCTTATCTCATTATCAGCTCATTAAACAGGGCCACACTCCCAACTGAAAGCAGACAAAAGGTTATTGCAGGCTAAAGAGTCTGGTGCAATTCTCCTCCGTAATGAACACAAGCCAGTCTCGGAACTGAACTCAAGAAAAGCCATTAGACGTAAGTGCACGAGCATCAagttgtaatgttttattagtTAGCTAATTGCATGTAATTCGTTTTCAGATAGCATTGCAGTTTGGCTTGTTAGAGGAGATCAGTGTTCTACACAGTTATACAGCAGTATATCCAGCAGTCACATCAAATGAGCGTCATAAGTCTCTGCAATGCGCTCTCCATGCAAACCATTTCTGCAGCTATTTTCTACTGAGAAAACAGGGTGTAGTCATTTAAATGGCTTGGCTGAAAGTTAATGAGTTGAATTTATGTCGTTACTTCATTGAAAGCATctgaaaggggagggggcacCTCACCTCAACCACAGCCCATGTGTAGCTCAAACCTGGGAGACACACGGTAGCTGTTTTTCACCAGAGCAAATCCACGTCAGCTGTGCCCATTAATCGGGGTGGGGCAGTTCAGATGCCAAGATTTTGAGAGCCAGATTGCGGATCTGACCGGTACACCAGGGACCCGCCTCATCTTTGAGAAAAGTGCCTTGATGTCTACCATGTACACTACAATGAGACAGCATCCCATACGGTGTCCCAGTCGCCCTGCTACCACATGGAATTCCACCAGGACCACATCCAGCTTCAGCCTGGTTCTCTCAGGAGATCTCCCATCCAGATACTCGCCAGACCTTGCACCACTTAACTTCAGTCATGTAGACTGCTGGTTTATTTGACCTTTTTGACCAGCtaatttcaatcattttaagAGCCTGGCGACTTACTTACTGTTAAATGAGAGAATTACAGAGCCAGTTCATGACACACCAGTTCCCTTAAGTTCACTTATTCACCCTGCCAGTTTGAATGTACAttcttttttcacctttttcctGCATAAGTGAGTGAAACAGCCTGATTGAAAACCATGTCTTTTGACAATGGACCtcatattacattaaaacaagCTTTGTACTGttaattattactgttttattttcataattacaCTTAACCTTTAGAACCCGATTGTCAATTTTATAtcaatttgtcatttgaaaatagGGCCCACAATTGTGCTATAATTATCATTTGCTTTTGCCtacaacaaatgtatttatctgaaaaaatgacacacagaacattgtattttatgaaaatggacagacacaacaaaaattattgcatacatttattGTTATAGATATATGGCCCTGTGGTCCAGAAATCACCTCTGGAAATACACATCAAAAGCTGAGACCTTCTCATTCAGAGCCGTCGGGACGGCCTCAGTCAGTCGGTTCAGTAATTGCAGGCTGTAAACAGCTGAGAAGGGATGAAGGAGGCCTTCGCggatgttctctctctccctgagccGCGGTTTAACAGTCTGCTCACGCAGTGCGTGATTTTTCCCAGTGCCTCCGCAGTCCTGACAGCTCCGGCCTTATTAATATTCCCCGAACATCAAAGGCCCCGCGCTGCCGTCAGACATGTGACCGCGCTTGATCCTACTTCCTGCACACAGAAGCGTGCAGCAGTGCGCTAAAGGTCTGCAGGAAAGCCTGGCTGCCGCTTTAATGAGCCTCTCTCACCAGCCAGCTCCTCTCCTGGGGCCCGGGGGCCTTTCAGACCCGATGCCAGGTTCTAGCGGTAGCGCTGCCCGCTGCAACACCTGCAGAAGGGCTTGGCGTTGTGTATcggctcaccccccccccagccccccaggTGCCTGCGCCGGGATATAATCACTTAAGAAAACAATACTACAAagatatttaaatttaatgcattttaattttgcgTTTTCTTCATTGCAGTTCCCCTTTATGATCTGACAATATCTGATTTTGCTGGCTTTTCCTGCTTACCCTTCCTGTGAATTTGATTAAAGGCAAGAAAAGCAGTTCTATTATTTCAACACCAGAGGGAGCACTACCTGTCtatatggcatttttttttaatatcatcaCGGTTTCTTTGCTGAATGCATGTTCCTCACTCCATTCGCACATGGACAGGTAGTCAACCTTCAACCGTCAAAAGTATATGGGTAAGAGTACTCATGGATATTTAAAATCTGAagcaggcattttttttcaaaatctgacAATCATAGATACATGAAGGTTTTGTATttagccactagatggcagcatttAAACTAAATGATCTCTACAAACCCTCCATTCTGACTACCATTTCAACATATGTTTCAAATTACCCTTCAGTTTGTTTATTATCTCCACAGCCAGTTTAACAGTTCTGAAGAGCCATACAGGGGTGGCTCCCCGTGAGTGAATCTTGCAGGTTTACAATAGGTGGCAGACACCCTTGTACATGCAGTGGGGACATATCAGTAGTCCTGGCATTTTTATAGAGgcttttaaataattttaaaaaggaatatgTTTTATGAGCACAAAACAATTGAAGGGGTCCCTGGTTTTATATTACTGATGAAAAAGAACGTGCAGCATCCCCACATGGAATCACGAAGTTCGACTgtaaaaaacatgttatttgttatgaaggagggggaaaaaaaacagcaagagtACTTCAGTAGCACCCGAGCTCTGGTATTGAATCGATTATACATTTACTCATTACACTTTTTCAAACTAGGATCTGAGGCAGCCCACAAACCAGAACTCCACTTGGTTCTTCAGGACGGAACGGCACGCTGACGCTGGCTTTCCTTCCCACTCCGATCGCCTGAAGTCGCTGTTCAGACAGGAAGGATACTCACCTGGCAACCAAAACTGTTCAGAGAAGATGAGCCAACCCACTGTCATTTGAAAAGCATCAACAGTAGCCGCCCTCCCCTGCTAGTCTTTCTTGTTTCGTATGGAAGAGCTGAGCACAGGTCCCTCCCCTCCGGAAGCAGTattgaagaaaatgaaatccaaCAGGTTTCCCAATGGAAGGGCAGAGCCTTTCTGTTCAAGACCATCACTGAACAGAAGACATCCCCCAATTCAATGTCAAGTAAAACAATGGCCACACACACCCCTAAAATAAACAgtcttatttcttttatattttaaagatcATATACTTACAACTAGCATCGTCATTCATGCATCACCAAAACAATGTTACATATTCATTGTTGTGAGAGTCGGTAGCACAATTGTGTTAGGATTTACAtcaagcaaaaatacaaaagaaaaaaataatctgatgCACCCTGATTACTGTTTGTAAACCaataattaatttatacatataaacattGCTAATTTGGTTCCCTCTTTATGAGACCAATATAACTCATTCTTCTCATTGGCTCTGAAGTTGCATCACATTAAGAGCTGTTATTTTATGACGCATCTGGCACAAGTTGATTACTTCAGGTTAGTGCTGAAAATAAGCTACAAACcctgatatatgtatatatatatatatatatatatatatatatatatatatatatatatatatacacatacaccatacacacatacatacatacacacacgtacacggtATCATATTTGTACTTTTTCCATTCTGCATATTCAAACAGTtacctgaaaatgttttttttttgtgtgtttaacaCATTCACTTGTGTGTCCAACAAACTGACTGATTACAGTACAAATTAACTTgagaaacaataacaatagcATAAAATCATGAGGTACCACACATACAGCCAAACTCGAataaagaggaggaaaggaggctTCATACAGTCGCTTATTTCCTCCAGGCTTTGTTGCCGACGGCTCACAGATGCTTTCCTCTGCGTGGCTACCGGCTGCGGGGGTGAGGCCTCGGCCCTCCCGCCAGCCCAGCCGCCCCTCTCCTGCAATTCAGGCAGTAGGATATATACATAAGGCATAATACGAGCTCTCTACGCACTTCCCAGCTGAGCGCTAAACTTGCAAACGTAACATCAAATGTTGTGCGTTTGGTTAATGCAGAAAAGGAGCACCGCGCGGGGAGTGCGAACGCCCCTTTCCGAATCCACGGCTGCTCCCTTGGCTGTGAACATCAACCTGACGGCGCTCcgagacaaaacaaaacaaaacaaaaaaaacacgtCAAGTCTGCTTCAGTCTCCTTCACTGGCTGACTGGGAAATGACGGGACACGGAAGGGAGGTATTCTAATCTGCATGTTCGTTGCGATACCCACACGCCTGTTCTATGCACGAGTTCTGCCGCGTATCTAAAAAGCTACAGCTAGAGAGGAGCACTGGATTAGGAAGCAAGCAGACACAACACGGTACAAATGCTGACAGATCACAGATACGGATCACAGTGTTCAATTCCCCCCGCGGAGCAGCtcagctctgctgtctgtcGGGGGGGGGACACTTTCACTGCAACACCTTCACTAACGTCTCACTGAAGATGCATGTGCCACCTCCATCTCTGGACACAGTCTGGCCCAGAATTCATTGTTTTCCATAGCTGCTATGCGAAAATTAGAGCTGaaaccaggcaaaaaaaaaacaacaacaaagagtTTGAAAGTGTCACTGCCAGTCAGTCCAGGCTTCAAGATGGGAACCTTTCAGTGAGCCGGAGAACAGTCATCAGTCcctttttattcatatttgtggTTTAGGACCTTAAATCACAACCATTATAGAAATATTCAAAAGGCACAAATCCtgcaaaaaggttttttttgtgaaatagcTGCAGTACCTAGGGTAGTCACTGgagggagcaaaaaaaaaaaaagaaagaaaagaatgagagaaatgaCTTCCGAGTTCCGCCACCTCGGGGGAGGTGCCGGAGGACACCACAGAACACTTTTGAACGGCGGACGCATTTCCTCAGCGAGACATCTCCCTGTGCGCCGGTCGGCACCATGGTCTCCCTTTCGTCTCGTTTTTGTTTGCTGGAGTGATCCGAACGGCTGGGCTACGGCTTGTCTCTGTCCAGGAGCTCCTGCAGTTCGTTCTGGATGTCCACAGGCAGCTCCAGCACAGGGAGGTCCTCTAGAGGGATGTCCTGAGTTGGCATTTCCAGGGGCGGGAGGTGCGGGATGGGAATGTCCTTGTTCTTCCTGTCCTCCGCCGGCTGCGGCAGGACCCACAGCTCGGACTTCTCCACGAAGTCGGCGTCGGCGTACGACTCCCTCTTCAGCCGGGCGTTCTCCGCCTTCAGCCGCTGGTTCTCCTGGGTCAGCTTCTCGTTCTCGGCCAGCAGGAAGTCCACCAGCTTCCTGAGGTCGGCGATGGCCgtctcctgctcctccagccgCGTCTTGTCGTCCTTCTGGGCCTTGCTGCCGGGGCAGGGCTCCGGCGCGGCGCCCTTGTTCTTCAGCAGGTACAGCCAGGTGTCGTACTCGCGCTCGCCGCCGTACGGCACACTGGGGGCGTGGGCGGGGCCAGGAAGGGCGGCAGCGGCACCAGGGGTGGCCTGCAGCTGATTGGGCAGGGCCGGCTCAGGGGCGGAGCCGCTCTGGAGGACCCGGggcttcccctccctcctggccCGCTTCCACTTCTCCTCGATCAGCCGCTGCTGCTTCATGTGGCTGTCCCTTTGGAGCTCCAGCGAC
This genomic stretch from Megalops cyprinoides isolate fMegCyp1 chromosome 1, fMegCyp1.pri, whole genome shotgun sequence harbors:
- the nrbf2b gene encoding nuclear receptor-binding factor 2b; amino-acid sequence: MEVVESPLNLAHQQSRKADRLLAAGKYEEAIACHGKAADLLQEAMKLTQCEQARLSLELQRDSHMKQQRLIEEKWKRARREGKPRVLQSGSAPEPALPNQLQATPGAAAALPGPAHAPSVPYGGEREYDTWLYLLKNKGAAPEPCPGSKAQKDDKTRLEEQETAIADLRKLVDFLLAENEKLTQENQRLKAENARLKRESYADADFVEKSELWVLPQPAEDRKNKDIPIPHLPPLEMPTQDIPLEDLPVLELPVDIQNELQELLDRDKP